From one Polyangia bacterium genomic stretch:
- a CDS encoding sigma 54-interacting transcriptional regulator has product MKKRSSLGRVRSAARRSPVAARPAGGAGVPTLGALHPAAARWIGALIRMTAPHPAMTRILDVIERLQDRPFPTNVVLLGEPGTGKEGLGRALHHLISPGAPLVRLDIGGFPEHEALIRLCGDGKHPGAAQRADGGALLIEEVAGIGPQVQEALLRILKTGAVDPVDAGNGVAAAKGRLRVRAIVMSDRDLGAEVGAGRFRHDLYYRLARVVLWLPPLRERPEDIAPAALWMGNRILRDAGLKLELMSAEQFQRAAPAERAAALEMDAGAVRALEEHGWPGNLRELEAVIERALLLFRKGTILGAPAIRAALGNDETPRPVGHS; this is encoded by the coding sequence GTGAAGAAGCGATCGTCTTTGGGGCGGGTGCGATCCGCGGCACGACGTTCGCCTGTCGCCGCGCGGCCGGCCGGCGGCGCCGGTGTGCCCACGCTGGGCGCGTTGCACCCGGCGGCGGCGCGCTGGATCGGCGCCCTGATTCGCATGACCGCGCCTCACCCGGCGATGACGCGCATCCTGGACGTTATCGAGAGGCTGCAAGACCGTCCGTTTCCCACCAACGTCGTGCTTTTGGGCGAGCCCGGCACCGGCAAGGAGGGCCTCGGTCGGGCGCTGCACCATTTGATCTCGCCGGGCGCGCCGCTGGTGCGTCTGGACATCGGCGGTTTTCCCGAGCACGAGGCGCTGATTCGTCTGTGCGGTGACGGCAAGCATCCGGGCGCCGCGCAGCGGGCCGACGGCGGCGCGTTGCTGATCGAAGAGGTGGCGGGGATCGGGCCGCAGGTGCAGGAGGCGCTGCTGCGGATCTTGAAGACGGGCGCCGTCGATCCCGTCGACGCGGGCAACGGCGTGGCGGCGGCGAAAGGCCGCCTGCGGGTGCGGGCCATCGTGATGTCGGACCGCGATCTCGGCGCCGAGGTGGGGGCCGGCCGCTTTCGCCACGACCTTTATTATCGGCTGGCGCGGGTGGTGTTGTGGTTGCCGCCGCTGCGTGAACGGCCGGAGGACATCGCGCCGGCCGCGCTGTGGATGGGCAACCGGATCTTGCGCGACGCCGGTTTGAAGCTGGAGCTGATGAGCGCCGAGCAGTTTCAGCGCGCCGCACCCGCCGAGCGGGCCGCCGCTTTGGAGATGGACGCCGGCGCCGTGCGCGCGCTGGAGGAACACGGCTGGCCCGGCAACCTGCGCGAGCTGGAGGCGGTGATCGAACGGGCGCTCTTGCTGTTTCGCAAGGGGACCATCCTGGGCGCGCCGGCCATCCGGGCGGCGCTGGGCAATGACGAGACGCCGCGGCCGGTGGGACACAGCTAG